The following coding sequences are from one Desulfosporosinus orientis DSM 765 window:
- a CDS encoding methyltetrahydrofolate cobalamin methyltransferase, with protein sequence MLVVGELINASRKAIGEAIKAQDAEYIKKVAKDEREAGADFIDVNAGIFVGKEPEYLKWLVTNVQEAVDAPCCIDSPDPKAIEAALSVHKGVAMINSISLEKERYDALIPVVAGTDLKVVALCMSDEGMPETMDARLKIAEKLIDGLVKNNVPLQNIYVDPLVQPVSTNSTFAVEFINSVEAIMTRFKGVHTICGLSNVSYGLPVRKFMNQAFAIMAIGKGLDGLIINPLDKMMMASLVTAEALAGRDDYCVNYLKAFRNNQFDFLG encoded by the coding sequence ATGTTAGTTGTCGGAGAATTGATTAATGCGAGTCGTAAAGCTATTGGGGAAGCCATCAAGGCTCAAGATGCTGAATATATCAAAAAGGTGGCTAAGGACGAGCGTGAAGCCGGTGCTGACTTTATTGATGTTAACGCGGGTATCTTTGTCGGTAAAGAACCTGAATACTTAAAATGGCTTGTTACCAACGTACAAGAAGCAGTGGATGCACCTTGCTGTATTGACAGCCCAGACCCAAAAGCCATTGAAGCAGCTTTGTCAGTACACAAAGGCGTTGCCATGATTAACTCCATTTCTCTGGAAAAAGAACGTTATGACGCACTCATTCCTGTAGTAGCCGGAACTGACCTGAAAGTTGTCGCTCTTTGCATGAGTGACGAAGGTATGCCGGAAACCATGGATGCTCGTTTGAAAATTGCCGAAAAACTTATTGACGGACTGGTTAAAAACAACGTACCCCTCCAAAATATCTATGTAGATCCCTTGGTTCAGCCGGTTTCTACAAACAGCACCTTCGCTGTAGAGTTTATCAATTCTGTAGAAGCTATTATGACTCGCTTTAAAGGCGTTCACACAATTTGCGGTCTTTCCAACGTATCCTATGGATTGCCTGTCCGCAAATTCATGAACCAAGCCTTCGCGATTATGGCTATTGGTAAAGGCTTGGATGGCCTTATTATTAACCCCTTAGATAAGATGATGATGGCTAGCTTAGTTACTGCTGAAGCTCTTGCTGGACGGGATGACTATTGTGTTAACTACCTCAAGGCTTTCCGAAACAACCAATTTGACTTCTTAGGTTAA
- a CDS encoding HAD family hydrolase codes for MALVMFDYDGVIVDSLDVFVSRFSQACLENGFQEIKEPKDVISFFDGNVYETMMSCGIQESAIDNILKRYEILQSEQLTQLELFDGIGKSLQRISEKHHIYVITSNLSSATKQILQMNGIDCFNDVIGAEKEKSKIKKIQRVMALHPGIPAYYVGDTKGDMIEGRKAGTKTIGVTWGWHTPEKIQEGDPDYLVNTPEELVDFLVKA; via the coding sequence ATGGCGCTTGTAATGTTTGATTATGATGGTGTAATTGTTGATTCCTTAGACGTTTTCGTTTCCCGCTTTTCACAAGCTTGTCTGGAGAATGGATTCCAAGAAATCAAAGAACCTAAGGATGTCATTTCTTTTTTTGATGGAAATGTTTATGAGACGATGATGAGCTGTGGAATTCAGGAATCTGCCATAGATAATATACTTAAAAGGTATGAAATATTACAAAGTGAACAATTGACGCAGCTTGAACTCTTTGATGGCATCGGTAAATCATTACAGCGGATCTCAGAAAAACACCACATTTATGTTATTACTTCGAATCTTTCCAGTGCAACAAAACAGATACTGCAGATGAACGGAATCGATTGTTTTAACGATGTTATTGGTGCTGAAAAGGAAAAGAGCAAGATTAAAAAAATTCAGAGAGTCATGGCATTGCATCCGGGTATCCCTGCTTATTATGTAGGAGATACTAAAGGAGACATGATTGAAGGGAGAAAGGCCGGAACTAAAACCATCGGAGTGACTTGGGGATGGCACACTCCTGAAAAGATTCAAGAAGGTGACCCGGATTATCTTGTCAATACCCCTGAAGAACTTGTGGATTTTCTGGTTAAGGCATAA
- a CDS encoding ASKHA domain-containing protein, translating to MEIKILPNRVITANDNETLMEALTRHQLPVDNVCNGRGTCGKCKVRIIGNLPAPSSSDLKHLNDVELQAGFRLACTVVPQEGMSVELNFVESQDRKESALKGLKVAALAPRVKKVCITVDKPSLQDERGDWDRVMDALSTVTGEFYNRPSLYVLRKVTEVMRADKYVLTVTIFDDEILEIEPGDTAQRLYGVGVDIGTTSVGLAVYDLTNGELLKVVSVENEQTAYGADVISRISFAKENQKNAKALRSAVQRTINHLLKELESKTDVIKGEIVKMTIVGNTTMHHLLLGLNVAHLAVSPFVSASNIPLEFSAHELGLDINQQAKVFLLPNIGSFVGGDTVGAIVGAPEVLEPGNHLLIDLGTNCELFLKTDKTMLSCSTAAGPAFEGAGIAYGMRAKQGAIEGVSITESGVDCKVIGDQEPIGICGSGLIEAIDEMKRSGVINKQGKIAVPETAEELSDELKKRIRTADRAREFILAFGSEQRSDVTISQKDVGELQLAKGAVCAGIKTLAEMSGISVAELDSVILSGTFATYLKAENILNIGLVPDIPPEKIKMVGNAAHVGAIRTLLDHQEMDMAEDLYRKISHIELGGSATFSNFFMNSLYLERLS from the coding sequence ATGGAAATTAAAATACTTCCCAACCGAGTTATAACTGCAAACGACAATGAGACATTGATGGAAGCTCTTACTCGTCACCAATTACCGGTAGATAATGTTTGTAATGGCCGGGGCACTTGTGGCAAGTGCAAAGTTCGGATTATTGGTAATCTGCCGGCTCCGAGTTCTTCAGATTTAAAGCACCTTAATGATGTCGAACTTCAGGCAGGATTCAGGCTGGCTTGTACCGTAGTTCCCCAAGAGGGGATGTCTGTGGAACTTAACTTTGTAGAAAGCCAAGATCGAAAAGAAAGTGCTCTTAAAGGATTAAAAGTAGCTGCCTTAGCACCACGAGTCAAAAAGGTCTGTATAACTGTGGACAAACCATCCTTACAGGACGAACGAGGAGACTGGGACCGGGTGATGGATGCCTTAAGCACCGTCACAGGGGAATTCTACAATCGCCCAAGCTTATATGTCCTGCGCAAAGTGACCGAGGTAATGCGGGCTGACAAGTATGTTCTGACAGTGACGATTTTCGATGACGAGATTTTAGAAATTGAACCCGGAGACACTGCCCAGAGATTGTATGGGGTTGGCGTGGATATTGGGACAACCAGTGTCGGACTGGCTGTGTATGATCTGACCAACGGTGAGCTTCTCAAGGTCGTTTCAGTAGAAAATGAGCAGACGGCCTATGGTGCCGATGTTATTTCACGGATTTCTTTTGCCAAAGAAAATCAAAAAAATGCCAAAGCTTTGCGGAGTGCCGTACAAAGAACGATTAATCACTTATTGAAAGAGCTGGAGTCTAAAACAGATGTGATTAAAGGCGAAATCGTTAAGATGACTATTGTAGGAAATACTACTATGCATCATCTTTTGCTGGGGTTGAATGTTGCCCATTTAGCAGTATCACCTTTCGTTTCAGCCAGCAATATACCCCTGGAATTCAGTGCTCATGAGTTAGGATTGGATATCAACCAACAGGCCAAAGTTTTCCTTTTGCCTAACATAGGAAGTTTTGTCGGGGGAGACACAGTGGGGGCTATTGTTGGTGCTCCGGAAGTCTTGGAGCCAGGGAACCATTTGCTCATCGATTTAGGCACTAACTGCGAGTTATTCCTAAAAACGGATAAAACCATGTTGTCATGCTCCACAGCCGCCGGTCCAGCCTTCGAAGGAGCTGGAATTGCCTATGGAATGCGGGCAAAGCAGGGGGCCATTGAAGGAGTATCGATTACGGAAAGCGGTGTTGACTGTAAAGTAATCGGAGATCAGGAGCCTATTGGAATTTGCGGCTCAGGTCTTATCGAGGCAATCGATGAAATGAAACGATCCGGGGTTATTAATAAGCAAGGAAAGATTGCTGTGCCGGAAACGGCCGAGGAGCTGTCTGACGAACTTAAGAAACGAATCAGGACAGCGGATAGGGCCCGTGAATTTATCCTGGCTTTTGGCTCAGAACAACGATCAGATGTAACCATCAGTCAAAAAGATGTGGGTGAACTGCAGTTGGCCAAAGGTGCAGTCTGCGCCGGCATTAAAACTTTAGCAGAAATGTCGGGTATCAGTGTTGCGGAATTGGATTCTGTTATTTTATCAGGAACCTTCGCGACTTATCTAAAGGCTGAGAATATTTTAAATATTGGTCTGGTTCCCGATATTCCGCCGGAAAAGATTAAGATGGTGGGAAATGCTGCTCATGTGGGGGCTATACGTACACTTCTGGATCACCAGGAAATGGATATGGCGGAAGATCTCTATCGAAAAATCAGCCATATTGAGCTAGGCGGAAGTGCTACATTCTCTAATTTCTTTATGAATAGCTTATATTTAGAACGTTTAAGTTAA
- a CDS encoding methylenetetrahydrofolate reductase C-terminal domain-containing protein — protein sequence MENKFKESLLDKNTLSVTWELVPGRGANEKAQVTAIASAEQAAKGGRVHALTITDNPGGNPAILADTLGMEIVKMGIEPLVHFTCKDKNRNQMESQLYALDRAKVRNLLVMTGDYTYSGFKGRPKPVFDLDPSNVLQLITEMNKGLEVPGMKGPTYHAPSDFFAGAAVSPFKSTEAELMVQYYKMKKKIQGGAQFIVTQLGYDARKCHEVLQFLKVNNLDIPVVGNIYVLPYGAANVMNQNKLPGCVVTDKLLAQLNEEKTAPDKGVEQRMLRAAKMYAFMKGMGFAGVHIGGHNLKYEQVEFIIDKGEELYPNWQDYIKEFDYPQDNGFYYFEKDEKTGLNTDRPTNRANRPLDAPSGFMNSMMRGMHSLMFTPNKKLFPVMRKMYHAAEGSKKAEKRLHALEHIAKVVMLDCKDCGDCAILDLGYLCPMSQCPKNQRNGACGGSRDGWCEVFPNEKKCVWVRAYARLKKYNEEHTLDVPPVPPANWELYQTSSWSNFYLGKDHSAPILGIKRPESKIKK from the coding sequence ATGGAAAATAAATTCAAAGAGTCACTTCTTGACAAAAACACCTTGTCAGTGACTTGGGAGCTTGTTCCGGGCAGAGGAGCCAACGAAAAGGCCCAAGTCACAGCCATCGCTTCGGCAGAGCAAGCGGCCAAAGGCGGCAGAGTACACGCCTTGACGATTACCGACAACCCCGGAGGAAATCCGGCAATTCTTGCGGACACTTTAGGAATGGAAATTGTCAAGATGGGAATTGAGCCTCTGGTTCATTTCACCTGCAAAGACAAAAACCGCAACCAAATGGAAAGCCAGCTCTATGCTTTAGATCGTGCCAAGGTTCGTAATCTCTTAGTTATGACAGGTGACTATACCTACTCCGGATTTAAAGGACGTCCTAAGCCGGTCTTCGATTTAGACCCCTCCAATGTTCTGCAGTTAATCACAGAAATGAATAAAGGTTTAGAAGTTCCCGGTATGAAGGGACCCACCTATCACGCACCCAGTGATTTCTTTGCCGGTGCGGCTGTCTCCCCCTTCAAGTCAACAGAAGCAGAGTTGATGGTGCAATACTATAAAATGAAGAAGAAAATTCAGGGCGGCGCACAGTTTATCGTGACTCAGCTGGGTTATGATGCTCGCAAATGTCATGAGGTTCTTCAGTTCTTAAAAGTAAATAACCTTGACATTCCTGTTGTAGGAAATATTTATGTGCTTCCTTATGGAGCTGCCAATGTCATGAACCAAAACAAATTGCCCGGTTGTGTGGTTACAGACAAATTACTGGCCCAACTCAATGAAGAGAAAACTGCCCCGGATAAAGGGGTTGAGCAAAGAATGCTCCGGGCTGCCAAGATGTATGCTTTCATGAAGGGTATGGGCTTTGCCGGGGTGCATATCGGAGGACACAATCTGAAATACGAACAAGTGGAGTTCATCATTGACAAAGGGGAAGAACTCTATCCAAACTGGCAGGACTATATTAAAGAATTTGACTATCCTCAGGATAACGGCTTCTATTACTTTGAAAAGGATGAGAAGACAGGTCTTAATACAGACCGGCCAACCAACCGGGCTAATCGTCCTTTAGATGCTCCCTCCGGATTTATGAACTCGATGATGAGGGGCATGCACAGTCTCATGTTTACTCCTAATAAGAAGCTCTTCCCTGTTATGCGCAAAATGTATCATGCAGCTGAAGGCAGTAAAAAAGCTGAGAAGAGACTTCATGCTCTTGAGCATATCGCTAAAGTTGTCATGCTTGACTGTAAGGATTGCGGCGACTGCGCTATTTTGGATCTCGGTTATCTCTGCCCAATGTCCCAGTGTCCTAAGAATCAGCGTAACGGAGCCTGCGGCGGCAGCAGGGATGGTTGGTGTGAGGTATTCCCCAACGAGAAAAAATGCGTTTGGGTAAGAGCTTATGCCAGACTAAAGAAGTATAATGAAGAGCACACCTTAGATGTTCCACCGGTTCCACCCGCAAACTGGGAGTTATATCAAACCTCATCCTGGTCTAATTTCTACTTAGGAAAGGACCATTCGGCACCTATCTTAGGAATTAAACGTCCGGAAAGCAAAATTAAAAAATAA
- a CDS encoding DUF6951 family protein — protein MATGVIKAGACGFTINVKAESGDNHKVKLEITSDCPNYQKIAAELQEVDAFQEIFNKLHMGKVYETFAKYSPHPSCPGVSGIMKSIEVAASLALPQNASISVTRE, from the coding sequence ATGGCAACAGGAGTTATTAAAGCAGGAGCCTGTGGCTTCACAATTAATGTGAAAGCTGAAAGTGGTGACAATCATAAAGTAAAACTGGAAATAACCAGTGATTGTCCCAATTACCAAAAGATAGCCGCAGAATTACAAGAAGTTGATGCCTTCCAAGAAATTTTTAATAAGCTGCATATGGGCAAAGTTTATGAAACCTTTGCTAAATACAGCCCGCATCCCAGCTGCCCTGGAGTTTCCGGGATTATGAAGTCCATTGAAGTGGCAGCAAGCTTGGCTTTGCCTCAAAATGCAAGTATTAGCGTAACCAGAGAGTAA
- the gltB gene encoding glutamate synthase large subunit, whose amino-acid sequence MQNYGLPKKQGLYDPALEHDACGMGFVVNIKGTNSHDIIEEALTVLENLSHRGASGADENTGDGAGILVQIPHDFFKRECEVLGFDLPKKGDYGVGMLFAHKYEAFRKTQMQTFEKIVQEEGQTILGWREVPIDKTTIGEGAKAVMPRFIQVFIGKSADLADDMDFERKLYVIRKKAEKAIVPMCEDKGGTFYISSLSSKTIVYKGMLTAEQLRNFYLDLGDLDFTSALAMVHSRFSTNTFPSWERAHPNRYIVHNGEINTIRGNVNWMKARQKCIDSPLFDDISKVFPIVDELGSDSAMFDNSLEFLHLTGRSLPHAVMMMIPEPWEKNELMSETKKDFYRFHDYLMEPWDGPAAMAFSDGVVVGGVLDRNGLRPSRYYVTKDDKVILASEVGVLDIKPENVKYKGRLEPGKMLLIDTAAQRIISDEELKESVSGMHPYAEWNARHIVPLNDLPAPQPQAGEADQDLIKVQKAFGYTFEDIIKTIQPMVTQGVDPVGAMGMDSPLAVLSDKPQMLYLYFKQLFAQVTNPPIDGIREEIITSSSILLGDTGNLLDPDQRNSASIFLEHPILTNEELNRIKHLSPENNDKFKAVTLSILYKVSDGAKGMEKALDKVFREADKAISDGANIIILSDRGVNETMAPIPALLASSGLHHHLIRKEIRTNLGIVLESGEPREVHHFCTLIGYGVTAINPYLVYETIKDLADKGMSEGLSYEEGKKNFIKASVKGILKVLTKMGISTVRSYHGAQIFEAIGLSKPLIDKYFTLTPSRVDGIGIEEIALENQMRHESAYQDNSPYTDTLEVGGHFQYKAEGEAHLYNPETIYMLQKACREGNYSLFKDFSKKIHEEEIFTLRNILDFKYNPGDTIPIEEVESVDSIVKRFKTGAMSYGSISKEAHECLAIAMNRLGGKSNTGEGGEDSERFIPLPNGDTKNSAIKQVASGRFGVTSNYLVNAREIQIKMAQGAKPGEGGQLPGRKVYPEIAKVRHSTPGVDLISPPPHHDIYSIEDLAELIHDLKNVNKDARISVKLVSEVGVGTIAAGVAKGKADVILISGYDGGTGASPRTSIKNTGLPWELGLAETHQTLVLNNLRDRVIVETDGKLLSGRDVAVAAMLGAEEFGFSTTPLIAIGCVMMRVCNLNTCPVGIATQDRNLRKNFTGKPEYVENYMRFVAQELREIMAKLGFRTINEMVGRTDKVKSKDNVKHWKASSLDLSQILYQPYAGSDVGRFNTRLQNHMLDKSLDMKKLLRMCQPALENRKPIRAKLKINNVDRVVGTIIGSEISKRYGKDGLPEDTIKLTFVGSAGQSFGAFIPQGMSLELEGDANDYLGKGLSGGKIVVYPPKASDFEPEKNILIGNVAFYGATSGEAYINGIAGERFCVRNSGVKAVVEGVGDHGCEYMTGGKAVILGKTGRNFAAGMSGGVAYILDFDDVYCNKSMVSLEKIESAEELQEIKGMIERHVEYTGSQVGKKVLSDWNTYAQRFAKVIPKDYKRMLANIDKAHESGLSGEEALMAAFEEHFKN is encoded by the coding sequence ATGCAAAATTATGGTTTACCTAAAAAACAAGGCCTATATGATCCGGCTTTAGAACATGATGCTTGTGGTATGGGATTTGTAGTTAATATCAAAGGGACAAATTCTCATGACATTATTGAAGAAGCCTTAACCGTACTGGAAAACCTAAGCCACAGAGGGGCAAGCGGTGCAGATGAAAATACCGGTGACGGTGCCGGTATATTAGTCCAGATCCCCCATGATTTTTTCAAAAGAGAGTGCGAAGTTTTGGGGTTTGATTTGCCGAAAAAAGGCGATTATGGTGTAGGGATGTTATTTGCCCATAAATATGAAGCATTTAGAAAGACGCAAATGCAGACCTTCGAGAAAATAGTCCAGGAAGAAGGTCAAACAATTCTGGGCTGGCGGGAAGTACCGATTGATAAGACGACCATTGGAGAAGGCGCTAAAGCTGTCATGCCTCGCTTCATTCAAGTCTTTATCGGCAAGAGTGCCGATTTGGCTGATGACATGGACTTTGAGAGAAAGCTTTATGTCATTAGAAAAAAAGCGGAAAAAGCCATTGTTCCCATGTGTGAAGACAAGGGCGGCACATTCTATATTTCCAGCCTATCCTCCAAAACCATTGTCTATAAAGGGATGCTGACAGCAGAACAGTTAAGAAATTTTTATCTGGATCTGGGTGATTTAGATTTCACGTCTGCTTTGGCAATGGTCCACTCACGGTTCAGCACCAACACCTTCCCAAGCTGGGAGAGAGCCCATCCTAACCGTTACATTGTTCATAACGGGGAGATTAATACTATTCGAGGCAATGTCAACTGGATGAAGGCACGGCAGAAGTGTATCGATTCACCGTTGTTTGACGATATCTCTAAAGTATTCCCCATTGTGGACGAATTAGGAAGCGACTCGGCGATGTTTGACAACAGCTTAGAATTCCTGCACCTAACAGGGCGCTCACTTCCTCATGCCGTGATGATGATGATTCCGGAGCCTTGGGAAAAGAATGAACTGATGTCTGAAACGAAAAAGGACTTCTATCGTTTCCATGATTATTTAATGGAGCCTTGGGATGGTCCTGCAGCTATGGCCTTTTCCGACGGTGTCGTCGTCGGCGGTGTGCTGGACAGAAACGGACTGCGGCCTTCGAGATATTATGTAACCAAAGATGATAAGGTTATCCTGGCTTCAGAAGTTGGGGTTTTAGATATTAAGCCTGAAAACGTTAAATATAAAGGCCGGCTGGAACCCGGTAAAATGCTGCTCATTGATACCGCTGCGCAGAGAATTATTTCTGATGAAGAGCTTAAGGAAAGTGTGTCGGGAATGCATCCCTATGCCGAATGGAATGCCCGGCATATCGTGCCCCTTAATGACTTGCCGGCACCGCAGCCTCAGGCAGGGGAAGCAGATCAGGACTTAATTAAGGTGCAAAAAGCTTTTGGTTATACTTTTGAGGATATCATTAAAACCATTCAGCCCATGGTTACTCAAGGGGTTGATCCGGTAGGGGCCATGGGTATGGATTCACCACTGGCTGTGTTATCGGATAAACCGCAAATGCTCTACCTTTATTTTAAACAGCTCTTCGCTCAAGTTACCAATCCGCCTATTGACGGCATCAGAGAAGAAATCATTACTTCCAGCAGCATTTTGCTGGGGGATACAGGGAACTTATTGGACCCGGATCAAAGAAATTCAGCCAGCATCTTCTTAGAGCATCCTATCCTGACTAATGAAGAACTGAATAGAATTAAGCATCTCAGTCCTGAAAATAATGACAAGTTTAAAGCAGTGACTCTTTCCATCCTCTATAAAGTCTCAGATGGGGCCAAAGGAATGGAAAAGGCGTTGGATAAGGTGTTTAGAGAAGCCGATAAGGCCATCAGTGACGGGGCAAATATCATTATCCTTTCCGACCGGGGGGTTAATGAGACCATGGCTCCCATACCTGCTCTCCTGGCTTCCTCAGGACTGCATCATCACCTGATCAGGAAAGAAATCCGGACGAATCTCGGAATTGTCCTGGAGTCAGGAGAACCCAGAGAAGTGCACCATTTCTGCACACTGATTGGCTACGGGGTTACAGCTATTAATCCCTATTTGGTTTATGAGACCATTAAGGACCTGGCTGACAAAGGAATGTCGGAAGGGCTGAGCTACGAAGAAGGCAAGAAGAATTTCATCAAGGCTTCGGTCAAAGGTATTCTGAAAGTCCTCACTAAAATGGGCATTTCAACCGTAAGAAGTTATCATGGTGCACAAATATTTGAAGCCATCGGTTTAAGCAAGCCGTTAATTGATAAGTACTTTACTTTGACTCCCTCAAGGGTGGACGGGATAGGAATTGAAGAGATTGCTCTGGAAAATCAGATGAGGCATGAAAGTGCCTATCAGGATAATTCGCCTTACACGGATACCTTAGAAGTAGGAGGACATTTCCAGTACAAGGCTGAAGGAGAGGCTCATCTCTATAATCCGGAAACCATTTATATGCTGCAAAAAGCCTGTCGGGAAGGGAATTATTCTCTTTTCAAAGACTTCTCGAAAAAGATCCATGAGGAAGAAATCTTTACCCTCAGAAATATACTGGATTTCAAATACAATCCGGGGGATACCATTCCCATTGAAGAAGTGGAATCTGTGGATTCCATTGTCAAGCGGTTTAAAACCGGGGCTATGTCTTATGGCTCCATCAGTAAAGAAGCTCATGAATGTTTAGCTATTGCCATGAACCGACTGGGCGGCAAGAGCAACACTGGTGAAGGGGGAGAAGACAGCGAACGATTTATTCCCCTGCCCAACGGAGATACGAAAAACAGTGCCATTAAGCAAGTTGCCTCAGGGCGTTTCGGTGTGACCAGCAACTATCTGGTTAATGCCCGGGAAATTCAGATTAAAATGGCTCAGGGAGCGAAACCTGGTGAAGGCGGTCAGCTGCCTGGCCGTAAAGTCTATCCGGAAATTGCTAAAGTCCGGCATTCCACACCAGGTGTCGATCTCATATCCCCGCCTCCTCACCATGATATTTATTCTATTGAAGACTTAGCAGAACTGATTCATGACCTCAAAAACGTGAATAAAGATGCTCGGATCAGTGTCAAACTAGTTTCCGAGGTTGGCGTTGGAACTATTGCGGCAGGGGTAGCCAAAGGGAAAGCAGACGTCATTCTGATCAGTGGTTATGACGGAGGCACCGGGGCTTCTCCTCGGACAAGTATTAAAAATACCGGTTTGCCTTGGGAACTGGGGCTTGCCGAAACTCACCAGACCTTGGTTCTTAACAACTTAAGAGACAGAGTTATTGTGGAGACTGACGGAAAGCTGCTTTCCGGCAGGGACGTGGCAGTTGCCGCCATGCTGGGTGCCGAAGAATTCGGATTTTCTACAACCCCTCTGATTGCTATCGGTTGTGTGATGATGAGGGTTTGTAACCTCAATACCTGTCCGGTGGGAATTGCTACTCAAGATAGAAACCTGAGAAAGAACTTCACAGGCAAACCGGAATATGTTGAGAATTATATGAGATTTGTTGCTCAGGAACTGCGTGAGATTATGGCAAAGCTGGGCTTCAGAACCATCAATGAAATGGTAGGACGTACGGATAAAGTTAAGTCCAAGGATAATGTTAAGCACTGGAAAGCTTCCAGCCTGGATCTTTCTCAAATTCTTTATCAGCCTTATGCCGGATCCGATGTAGGACGATTTAATACACGATTGCAGAATCACATGCTGGATAAATCCCTGGACATGAAAAAACTCCTGAGAATGTGCCAGCCTGCTCTGGAAAATCGTAAACCTATCAGAGCGAAGCTCAAAATTAATAACGTGGACCGGGTTGTGGGTACTATCATCGGCAGTGAGATTTCTAAGCGATATGGCAAGGACGGACTCCCCGAAGATACCATCAAACTCACCTTCGTAGGTTCAGCCGGACAAAGCTTTGGCGCATTTATTCCCCAAGGAATGTCTCTTGAGCTGGAAGGAGACGCCAACGACTATCTGGGCAAAGGGCTTTCCGGCGGTAAAATTGTGGTCTATCCTCCCAAAGCTTCGGACTTTGAACCGGAAAAGAATATCCTTATCGGTAATGTGGCTTTCTACGGAGCAACCTCGGGAGAAGCCTATATCAACGGCATTGCCGGAGAGCGATTCTGCGTCAGAAACAGCGGTGTTAAAGCCGTGGTTGAAGGCGTCGGGGATCATGGCTGTGAGTATATGACCGGGGGTAAGGCTGTTATCCTGGGCAAAACAGGACGGAATTTCGCAGCAGGTATGTCCGGTGGTGTCGCCTACATCCTTGATTTCGATGACGTTTACTGCAATAAATCCATGGTCTCATTAGAGAAAATAGAATCGGCTGAGGAACTTCAGGAAATCAAGGGCATGATTGAACGGCATGTGGAGTATACCGGCAGTCAAGTGGGTAAAAAGGTCCTAAGTGACTGGAATACCTATGCTCAAAGATTTGCCAAGGTCATTCCCAAAGACTACAAACGTATGCTTGCCAACATTGATAAGGCTCACGAATCGGGCCTGAGCGGCGAAGAAGCTTTGATGGCCGCCTTCGAAGAGCATTTTAAAAACTAA